In Raphanus sativus cultivar WK10039 unplaced genomic scaffold, ASM80110v3 Scaffold0539, whole genome shotgun sequence, the following are encoded in one genomic region:
- the LOC108822717 gene encoding zinc finger protein CONSTANS-LIKE 15, protein MSSTTERVPCDFCNERAAVLFCRADAAKLCLPCDHHVHTANLLSRKHVRSQICDNCGNEPVSVRCFTDGLVLCQECDWDVHGSCSSVSDAHVRSVVEGFAGCPSALELAELWGIDLEGMKEEKKQVLLPMMMESFGMQLDSWISGSDIMQQELVVPVPKETTAFKKGGSTSCGRYKQVLCKQLEEMLKSGVVDGGNGEREGEGEGGEGTMVPERLGWRRDEEEISGGGEVNQQQPQTTSFTSLLWNAANPSDGQRQSTQIWDFNLGQSREPEDTSRVEAAAYDIKDAASFKIKKNDTCSTKAKGVKEICQDDYNQSTTSGQVSENSNHPTTFGSEKGSNSSGELHFAETIAGTSCNKTTRLVPTKADLEQLAQNRDNAMQRYKEKRKTRRYDKTIRYESRKARADTRLRVKGRFVKATEAPYYP, encoded by the exons ATGAGCAGCACCACCGAGAGAGTTCCGTGCGACTTCTGCAACGAGCGAGCGGCGGTTCTGTTTTGCAGAGCCGACGCTGCGAAGCTCTGTCTGCCCTGCGACCACCACGTGCACACGGCCAACCTCCTCTCGAGAAAGCACGTGCGGTCCCAGATCTGCGATAACTGCGGCAACGAGCCGGTCTCCGTGCGGTGCTTCACTGACGGCCTCGTGCTGTGTCAGGAGTGCGACTGGGATGTTCACGGGAGCTGTTCCTCGGTCTCCGACGCTCACGTCCGCTCCGTTGTCGAAGGGTTCGCCGGGTGTCCGTCGGCGCTGGAGCTTGCAGAGTTGTGGGGGATTGATCTTGAAGGGAtgaaggaagagaagaagcaaGTGTTGTTGCCCATGATGATGGAGAGTTTTGGGATGCAGTTGGATTCGTGGATCTCTGGATCTGACATTATGCAGCAGGAGCTGGTGGTTCCTGTCCCCAAGGAAACGACGGCGTTTAAGAAAGGTGGGTCTACTAGCTGTGGGAGGTATAAGCAGGTGTTGTGTAAACAGCTTGAGGAGATGCTCAAGAGTGGTGTAGTCGATGGTGGTAatggagagagagaaggagaaggagaaggaggagaagggaCTATGGTTCCGGAGAGATTGGGAtggagaagagatgaagaggagATCAGTGGCGGTGGAGAAGTGAACCAGCAGCAGCCTCAAACGACGTCGTTTACATCTTTGCTGTGGAATGCTGCTAATCCTAGTGATGGCCAGAGACAGAGTACTCAG ATTTGGGATTTTAACTTGGGACAGTCAAGAGAACCCGAGGACACTAGCCGTGTGGAAGCTGCTGCATATGATATAAAAGATGCTGCTTCATTCAAAATCAAGAAGAATGATACTTGTTCCACTAAAGCCAAAGGTGTTAAAGAGATTTGCCAG GATGACTACAATCAATCTACTACTTCAGGGCAGGTATCTGAGAACAGCAATCATCCAACTACCTTTGGCTCCGAGAAAGGTTCAAACTCTTCTGGCGAGTTACATTTCGCTGAAACAATTGCTGGAACTAGCTGTAATAAGACCACGAGATTAGTGCCAACCAAGGCTGATCTGGAGCAACTGGCTCAGAACAGAGACAATGCAATGCAACGTTACAAAGAAAAGAGGAAAACACGGAG ATATGATAAGACCATAAGGTATGAATCGAGGAAAGCAAGAGCTGATACAAGGTTGCGTGTCAAAGGCAGATTTGTCAAAGCTACTGAAGCTCCTTATTATCCTTAA